Part of the Halobaculum halobium genome, GGTAGTTCGGCCGGAGCACGACGTAGCCTCTGCTCGTCAGGGCGGCGTGGTCGAAGCTGAACACGGGCTCGTCGTAGCTGATCGGGCCGCCGTGGATGGCGACGACCAGCGGGTGGTCGCCGTCCGCGAGGTCCACGTCGGGGTCGTGGTAGACGACCCCCGAGATAGTCTCGCCGTCCGACTCCCACTCGATCCGGCGGGCCTCCGGCATCGCGTACTCGTCGGTGAGGTCGGCGTTCACCGCCGAGAGCCGCGTCAGCGATTCGGCCTCGGACTCCTCATCGGCGTCGAGGTCCGCGGCGTCGACGGCGTACACGTCCTGCCCGTCGCTCGGGTGTGAGAACACGAGGCCGGCGCGCTCGGCGTCGGCCGAGAGATCGAACCCGGCGATCGCGCGGTCGTCGCCCTGGGCCTCGAAGACGCGCTCGGCGGCGTGACCGTCGGCGGCTGCCGCCTCGACCGCGTCGCTGCCGGCGTCGACGCGCATCAGCCGTGTTCGCGCCTCGTCGCCGAACAGGCAGTACACCGTCTCCTCGTCCGCCCACACCGGCGCGCCGCCGCGGGCGACCGTGCGGTCCAGGTCGGCCGTCAGCGACGCGTACTCGCCGTCCTCGTACAGGAACACCTGCGTCGGGATGCACCAGTTCTCGGGGTCGCCGCCGAGGAACGCGAGGCGGTCGCCGTCCGGCGACCACGTCGGCGCGTTCGCCGAGAGGTCGCCGTCCGTGAGCTTCCGGAGTCCCGTGCCGTCCGGCGCGATGGTGAACACGTCGCGAACGAGCGTGTCGTCGGGATGTTCCTCGCGACAGGAGGTGAACGCGATGCGGTCGTTCGCGCCCCAGTCGGGCTGGAGCCCGGAGAGGTCCTGGTAGGCGCCGCCCCCGTGGGCGTCGTCGAGGCGCTCGGCCTCGCCGGTGTCGGCGTCGACGACGTGGAGGTAGGTGCGGACGGTGTCGGTGTAGCCGACGCCGTCGAGCTTGTGCTGGAGCCGTTCGGTCTCGATCGGCTCGCCCTCCTTCCGGCCATCGAGGTACGCGGTCTCGGCCTCCGTGGGATCGCGCGCGGCGACGACGAGCCGCTCGCCGTTCGGTCCCCAGTCGAACTCCTCGGCGCCCTCCTCGAGGTCAGTGAGCTGGGTCGCGTCGCCGCCGAGCGCGAGGTCGAACGCCCACACCTGCTGGGTCGGCTCCTCGTCGTCGGTACCGTCGTTTGCGCCCGGGGCCTCTTCCTCGTCAGCGTCTTGCTCGCCGTCCGCCTCGTCGTCGCGTCCGACCCGGCGCTCGGCGTCCTCGTCGCGGGCGGCGAGGAACGCGAGGCGGTCGCCGTCGGGCGACCACGCGGGTGCGGAGGCGCCCGACACCCGGGTGAGGCGGTGCGGCTCGCGGCCCCCGTCGGCCGGCGCGACGAACAGCGACCCGACCGGCTCGTCGGCGTCGTCGTCGTACTCCGTGGTCGTGAACGCGACCCTGTCGCCCGTCGGTGAGACAGCGACCTCACCGACCTGCGTCAGGTCGTAGAAGGCCGAAAGCGGTAGTTCCGTCACGGCAGGTGGTGCCGTCGGCCGTCGGAAATAGCTTCGTCATCCGGTCGTCACGGCCGCATCACCCGCCTCCCGCTCCGCACGCCACGGGGGCGGTGCGCTCTCCGGGTCCCGGGAGACCGTGTCGTTGAAGCCAAAGAGCGGCCCACATCCGGCAATGAGCGACGATCAGGAGCCACCCGAACACCGGGGCGGCCGCGACGCCGCAGACCCCTGGGACGCCCCCGGCGTCCCGCCGGCCGCCGCGCTCGCGGAGACCGCCGAAGCGGCGGTGCGCGCGGCCGGCGACTACCTCGCAGCGCGGTTCCGCGACGGCGGAACAGTCGGCGAGTACCACACGGACGACGTGAAAGCGGAGGCTGACGAGGCCGCCGAGGCACTGATTTTCGAGCAGATCCGGGCGGCGTTTCCGACGCACACGCTCCACGGCGAGGAGTCCGGCCGTTCCGGGGACGGGCGCATCGAGTGGATCGTCGACCCGCTCGACGGGACGAACAACTACGCCATCGACTACCCGTCGATCGCGACGGCGGTCGCCGCGCAGGTCGACGGCGAGACCCTCGTCGCGGCCGTCTACGAGCCGCTCGTCGGCGACTGTTACGTCGCCGTCCGCGACGACGGCGCGAGGCTGAACGGG contains:
- a CDS encoding S9 family peptidase, whose product is MTELPLSAFYDLTQVGEVAVSPTGDRVAFTTTEYDDDADEPVGSLFVAPADGGREPHRLTRVSGASAPAWSPDGDRLAFLAARDEDAERRVGRDDEADGEQDADEEEAPGANDGTDDEEPTQQVWAFDLALGGDATQLTDLEEGAEEFDWGPNGERLVVAARDPTEAETAYLDGRKEGEPIETERLQHKLDGVGYTDTVRTYLHVVDADTGEAERLDDAHGGGAYQDLSGLQPDWGANDRIAFTSCREEHPDDTLVRDVFTIAPDGTGLRKLTDGDLSANAPTWSPDGDRLAFLGGDPENWCIPTQVFLYEDGEYASLTADLDRTVARGGAPVWADEETVYCLFGDEARTRLMRVDAGSDAVEAAAADGHAAERVFEAQGDDRAIAGFDLSADAERAGLVFSHPSDGQDVYAVDAADLDADEESEAESLTRLSAVNADLTDEYAMPEARRIEWESDGETISGVVYHDPDVDLADGDHPLVVAIHGGPISYDEPVFSFDHAALTSRGYVVLRPNYRGGSSYGREFAEALKGQWGTHEVTDIANGVADVVDCGWVDDERVFGYGFSYGGIAQGFLVTQEPDLFTAAAPEHGIYDLRSAYGTDDSHIWMENEYGLPWENPEGIDASSSITDVGALETPLLVTAGAEDWRCPPSQSEQLYVAARKQGVDARLVVYEDEHHNIGTPDRAIHRLEELTAWYERHDPAVDNPDADDPHGRDDGE
- a CDS encoding inositol monophosphatase family protein, with the translated sequence MSDDQEPPEHRGGRDAADPWDAPGVPPAAALAETAEAAVRAAGDYLAARFRDGGTVGEYHTDDVKAEADEAAEALIFEQIRAAFPTHTLHGEESGRSGDGRIEWIVDPLDGTNNYAIDYPSIATAVAAQVDGETLVAAVYEPLVGDCYVAVRDDGARLNGESLATTPRDRPLDRSTVSLVVGLPAVRDDDLRAEAETVRRALSDRCKRVLETWSPCVDWGLLARGSIAGIVCAYPDPFEQEAGELLASEAGAVAAAGDGYYVGAVDEETLAAVAESLPATVQKSLQT